The proteins below are encoded in one region of Rhizobacter sp.:
- a CDS encoding type II/IV secretion system protein yields the protein MPPPQKIRLGDLLVQQNLITQEQLTATLEQQRSSGRKLGRILVDSGVVTEEQISGALAGQLKIPYINLKQTNPAPALVNLLTEAQARRFRALVLEENNGILRVGMADPSDLFAYDELTRILKREIELAAVTETQLLATIDRVYRRTGEITALSQELTAELAQTEADFGNLLGTEAAVKDAPVVKLLQTLFEDAAQVRASDIHIEPQQHKLHVRFRIDGVLHLQTEADLKIAPALVLRLKLMSGLDISEKRLPQDGRFHVDIRGNPLDVRISSMPTQYGESVVMRLLNQSGGLLRLDRLGMGDEMLAKVRGALNRTSGMILVTGPTGSGKTTALYASLNEINSPDRKIITVEDPVEYRLPGINQVQVHDKIDLSFERVLRAALRQDPDVILVGEMRDKTTAEIGLRAAMTGHMVLSTLHTNDAATTPIRLLDMGVPPYMVAMSLNLVIAQRLVRLLCDNCIAPHSPTPQELGWLDHYIGPEGKEGKYMRGMGCSRCNGTGFIGRTAVYEMLEMTPELVQTANHGSPIEFVRIAREQIGHKTLLRNALALAHAGRSTISEAMALAASGDL from the coding sequence ATGCCGCCTCCCCAGAAAATCCGCCTGGGTGACCTGCTGGTTCAGCAGAACCTCATCACCCAGGAGCAGCTCACCGCCACGCTGGAGCAGCAGCGCTCCAGCGGCCGCAAGCTCGGCCGCATCCTGGTCGACAGCGGCGTCGTCACCGAAGAGCAGATCTCGGGGGCGCTCGCCGGCCAGCTCAAGATCCCCTACATCAACCTCAAGCAGACGAACCCGGCGCCCGCGCTGGTCAACCTGCTCACCGAGGCCCAGGCCCGCCGCTTCCGCGCGCTGGTGCTGGAAGAGAACAACGGCATCTTGCGCGTCGGCATGGCCGACCCGAGCGACCTCTTCGCCTACGACGAGCTCACCCGCATCCTGAAGCGCGAGATCGAGCTCGCCGCCGTCACCGAGACGCAGCTGCTCGCCACCATCGACCGCGTGTACCGCCGCACCGGCGAGATCACCGCACTCTCGCAGGAGCTGACCGCCGAACTCGCGCAGACCGAAGCCGACTTCGGCAACCTGCTCGGCACCGAAGCGGCGGTGAAAGACGCGCCGGTCGTCAAGCTGCTCCAGACCCTGTTCGAAGACGCCGCACAGGTGCGCGCGTCCGACATCCACATCGAGCCGCAGCAGCACAAGCTGCATGTGCGCTTCCGCATCGACGGCGTGCTGCACCTGCAGACCGAGGCCGACCTCAAGATTGCCCCGGCCCTGGTGCTGCGCCTGAAGCTGATGTCGGGCCTCGACATCTCGGAAAAGCGCCTGCCGCAAGACGGCCGCTTCCACGTCGACATCCGCGGCAACCCGCTCGACGTGCGCATCTCCTCCATGCCCACGCAGTACGGCGAATCCGTCGTGATGCGTCTGCTCAACCAGAGCGGCGGCCTGCTGCGGCTCGACCGGCTCGGCATGGGCGACGAGATGCTCGCCAAGGTGCGCGGCGCGCTCAATCGCACGAGCGGCATGATCCTCGTGACCGGCCCGACCGGCAGCGGCAAGACCACCGCGCTCTACGCCTCGCTCAACGAGATCAACTCGCCCGACCGCAAGATCATCACCGTCGAAGACCCGGTCGAATACCGGCTGCCCGGCATCAACCAGGTGCAGGTGCACGACAAGATCGACCTCTCGTTCGAGCGTGTGCTGCGCGCCGCCCTGCGGCAGGACCCGGACGTGATCCTCGTCGGTGAAATGCGCGACAAGACCACCGCCGAGATCGGCCTGCGTGCCGCGATGACCGGCCACATGGTGCTCTCCACCCTGCACACCAACGACGCCGCCACCACCCCGATCCGCCTGCTCGACATGGGCGTGCCGCCCTACATGGTGGCCATGTCGCTCAACCTCGTGATCGCGCAGCGCCTGGTGCGCCTCTTGTGCGACAACTGCATCGCCCCGCACAGCCCCACGCCGCAGGAGCTCGGCTGGCTCGACCACTACATCGGCCCCGAAGGCAAAGAGGGCAAGTACATGCGCGGCATGGGCTGCTCACGTTGCAACGGCACCGGCTTCATCGGCCGCACCGCCGTCTACGAGATGCTGGAGATGACGCCGGAACTCGTGCAGACCGCCAACCACGGCTCGCCCATCGAGTTCGTGCGCATCGCGCGCGAGCAGATCGGCCACAAGACCCTGCTGCGCAACGCACTCGCGCTGGCGCATGCCGGCCGCTCCACGATCTCGGAAGCGATGGCGCTCGCCGCCAGCGGCGACCTCTGA
- a CDS encoding type II secretion system F family protein has translation MPQFTYTARDAGGALLQGVLEGDSAGAVAAELQRAGSTPLEIVLATAVGASMASKQIGFGKREKVKHEDLLMFSRQLHTLLKSGIALTRALGGLQESASPAMKDVIRQTRESLESGNEMSTSLAKQTGVFSAFYVAMVRVGEMTGRLDEVFLRLFHHLEFEKLMRDQVKSALRYPSFVIAVMIIAIGVVNVFVIPAFQRVFDGLGSDLPFMTRILVGFSRFTIVAWPYLLVAAVGGFIGFKRWTATEDGGYAWDKFKLKFPIAGKIIRKATLARFSRSFALALKSGVPVVQSMMVVANTVDNHFYARAIEKMREGVERGDSLLRTAAASGIFTPVVLQMIAVGEESGTLDEMLGEVADFYQQEVEYELKSLSAQIEPILIIFLGVLVLILALGVFLPIWDLGKAALK, from the coding sequence ATGCCGCAGTTCACCTACACCGCACGCGACGCCGGCGGCGCCCTGCTGCAAGGCGTGCTCGAGGGCGACAGCGCCGGCGCCGTGGCGGCCGAGCTGCAGCGCGCCGGCAGCACGCCGCTCGAGATCGTGCTCGCCACCGCGGTGGGCGCCTCGATGGCCTCGAAGCAGATCGGCTTCGGCAAACGCGAGAAGGTCAAGCACGAAGACCTGCTGATGTTCAGCCGCCAGCTGCACACGCTGTTGAAGTCGGGCATCGCGCTCACGCGGGCGCTCGGCGGGCTGCAGGAATCGGCCTCGCCCGCGATGAAAGACGTGATCCGCCAGACGCGCGAGAGCCTGGAGTCGGGCAACGAGATGTCGACCTCGCTCGCCAAGCAGACGGGGGTGTTCAGCGCCTTCTACGTGGCGATGGTGCGCGTGGGCGAGATGACGGGCCGGCTCGACGAAGTCTTCCTGCGCCTCTTCCACCACCTCGAATTCGAGAAGCTGATGCGCGACCAGGTGAAGTCGGCGCTGCGCTACCCGAGCTTCGTGATCGCGGTGATGATCATCGCCATCGGCGTGGTCAACGTGTTCGTGATCCCGGCCTTCCAGCGGGTGTTCGATGGTCTCGGCTCCGACCTGCCGTTCATGACGCGCATCCTCGTCGGCTTCTCGCGCTTCACCATCGTGGCCTGGCCCTACCTGCTGGTCGCAGCGGTGGGCGGCTTCATCGGCTTCAAGCGCTGGACGGCCACCGAAGACGGCGGCTACGCATGGGACAAGTTCAAGCTCAAGTTCCCCATCGCCGGCAAGATCATCCGCAAGGCCACGCTCGCGCGCTTCTCGCGCAGCTTCGCGCTCGCGCTCAAGAGCGGCGTGCCGGTGGTGCAGTCGATGATGGTGGTGGCCAACACGGTCGACAACCACTTCTACGCCCGCGCCATCGAGAAGATGCGCGAAGGCGTGGAGCGTGGCGACAGCCTGCTGCGCACCGCGGCGGCGAGCGGCATCTTCACCCCCGTCGTGCTGCAGATGATCGCGGTGGGCGAGGAGTCGGGCACGCTCGACGAGATGCTCGGCGAGGTGGCCGACTTCTACCAGCAGGAAGTGGAGTACGAGCTGAAATCGCTCTCGGCGCAGATCGAGCCGATCCTCATCATCTTCCTCGGCGTGCTGGTCTTGATCCTCGCGCTCGGTGTCTTCCTGCCCATCTGGGACCTCGGCAAAGCTGCCCTCAAGTGA